Genomic DNA from Desulfurispira natronophila:
GAACAATGCTGCCCTGGGTATGCATCTTGGTAATTCCAGCCACTTTGACACCCAGGCCCATTTGCTCACCGACGGGCCGCGTAATACCAGCGGCGGTAGAGGCGCCAGCCGGTTTAATAGTCTGGTACATAAGGTCCTGGAACTCCACTCGGGACTTTTTAAAGCCACCGGTATTGACGTTAGCCAGGTTATTGGAGATATTGTCAATATGCGTCTGCTGCCCCATCATGCCTGTGGAAGCGGTCCAAAGTGCCCGAATCATATTTCACCTCTGCTTACCGATATAGTATGATTGCTGTTATTCATTAAATTGACTTGGTGACCTGAACGAGTGTGGCTACGCTCTGGTCTATACTGGTTATCATTTTCTGATAGGCCCCAAAGGCCCGGTTGAGCTCGATCATATCGGTCATTTCCCGCACCAAATTGACATTGGAGCCTTCAAGGTAACCTTGGTGCATCTCGAACTGCTGGGCAGGGAGTACCTCAGCTTCCGGGTCAAACTTGGCGTACTGGTTGTAACCAACCTTGCGCAGGTCACGTTCATCCTCAAAACGCACCAGCTCGAAAGCTCCGATAGGTGCTTCATCAGCAAAGATCTGGCCCTGAGCATTTATGGTAACGTGCTCATTCAGTGGGATATTGATGTAGAGGCCACCCTCTTCGCCCTCTTGCTGGGCAGCACGGATAGGGTAGCCCTCTTTGGTAGTCAGACGTCCCTCAGCGTCAATCTGCAGGTTACCGCTGCGCGTATAGCGCTCTCCAAATGGGGTATCCACGACCATAAAGGCGTCACCGTTAATGGCCACATCTAAGGTGTTACCGGTCTGAAACATGGAACCCTGCGAAAAGTCCACCTGCACCTTGGCTATGTTGTGAGTATTGTTGATCGTTTCGTTAAAAAGGGTTTTTCGCCAGGCATCCTCTTCTCGGGTAGTGGATTGGGCGCGAAAATTGTCCACCGATATGGTATCTTTCTTGAAACCGACGGTATTGACATTGGCAAGGTTGTTGGAAGCGGTGTCCAGTTTCCGCTCCTGCAGTAACATGCCACTAGCTGATGTATAAAGACCGTTAACCATGTTCCAACACCTCCTGATGGGTCACCCGCTTAACATTCAAGATTCGTGCCAAAGGAAAAACACCATGTTTGCTGGAGTCGACATTGGCGCCACCACCACCAAAATAGCAGTAGAAACAGGCTCCGGGCTGCGATACTGCAAAGTCTCTACCGACTACGCTTCTCTGTCAGTGCTTTGCAAGCAACACACTCTTGGAGTGGAAAAAATTGCCTGTGCCGTACCAGCCCCCGTCGCCAGGAATACTATACAGTCCGCAGCACCCAATCTCACCACACTCCCTGCCATACCCCCCGGAGTTCCCCTCCTCAATGACGGCAACGCCGCTGCTCTGGGAGAGTTCCATGAGCGTTGCCTTGACCGCAACCACTCCCTTTTTATGCTCAGCGTAGGTACTGGGCTAGGAGGCGGCTATATCTATAATGGGCAGGTGATGGAGGGGGCCAGCGGCTTCTTTGCCGAAATAGGTCACTTCAGTTTTGCCCCTGATGGTTTCGCCTGTGGCTGCGGAGCCAGGGGCTGTTCTGAGCAGTACGCCTCCAGTCGCTTTCTGTGCTGCTATGGAGTTGGTGAGGAGGGTCTCTACGCTTCTGCCCATTCCCAGGTTCGTAAAGAAATCGTCAGCCATCTGGCGCGGGTCATCAACAGCGTCATTAATCTCTACGATCCACACCTGATAGTTATCGGTGGGGGGCTGGGCTTGGCTATGGAGCG
This window encodes:
- the flgF gene encoding flagellar basal-body rod protein FlgF; its protein translation is MVNGLYTSASGMLLQERKLDTASNNLANVNTVGFKKDTISVDNFRAQSTTREEDAWRKTLFNETINNTHNIAKVQVDFSQGSMFQTGNTLDVAINGDAFMVVDTPFGERYTRSGNLQIDAEGRLTTKEGYPIRAAQQEGEEGGLYINIPLNEHVTINAQGQIFADEAPIGAFELVRFEDERDLRKVGYNQYAKFDPEAEVLPAQQFEMHQGYLEGSNVNLVREMTDMIELNRAFGAYQKMITSIDQSVATLVQVTKSI
- a CDS encoding ROK family protein — translated: MFAGVDIGATTTKIAVETGSGLRYCKVSTDYASLSVLCKQHTLGVEKIACAVPAPVARNTIQSAAPNLTTLPAIPPGVPLLNDGNAAALGEFHERCLDRNHSLFMLSVGTGLGGGYIYNGQVMEGASGFFAEIGHFSFAPDGFACGCGARGCSEQYASSRFLCCYGVGEEGLYASAHSQVRKEIVSHLARVINSVINLYDPHLIVIGGGLGLAMERCLSDIVSQIKPMAFHHRPLPPIEISRLGEYAAAHGLIHYARQQSIL